From the genome of Cololabis saira isolate AMF1-May2022 chromosome 4, fColSai1.1, whole genome shotgun sequence:
agcaccttctcatgtgcatgagaacctgacaccatccagcccagatttaaagtcctgacaggagaagttagagctcagttctctcactgaacgacagaaagtgggggcataagattaaggggaagaaagaaaaactgcaaaactgttaaattgttaagatgtgtttatattaatttagaataaaaatgtgttgagacaattaacaaagaaaaggggaaattcaaactgctggtaaagaaataaaataagatagcatttgaaaaataaaataaaatcttatttatttattttatttttaagagaaaaaaatgtgtaattgaagttacacatgttaatgggcaaatatgtacttttttaatataacagtcagatgcagatgttgatacaactatgaggctacttgaatatatatatatatatatatatatatatatatatatatatatatatatatatatatatttatttattatgatgttctggaccttcgctgctatacagtgttaatatttaacgggcctcgggccactctgtactgaaaaaattgggccccaaggtcagaaaggttaagaacccctggcctaatgcactggtaagatgcgcacaacattgatcatttttgcagatctcccgtgcatcacagaactttgatccagtttgcctgaaccgagacgtcttatgggctccctcgtcagcctccacggccgggagatgctgctcatctatgttttagatacctgttcagttaaactaatggggcttatcttcccagagccaccgtcgtacgtcatcgcccccagaatacattgcgcaggtaaaacatggcgcctcccgcaggtcaaaatatgtgataaactttgtagatttttaaagcaattagattattttatgtgtttctaacaacatattttagtataagagaacaattgtggctaattagggactacatgtcttaatatgcagggttccctttaaggaAAAaacttaaggaaaaaaaaatgtaagtaagTGGTgttatcttttccttttttttaaacacagcagcagatAGGTTAGACTCAGACTAGTCAATTAAgtactgcattttcttttctttacacGTTAGCAACATTGCCTAGTTTAGACAGAACCTTGAACCAAGAACCCCAGCAGGTAACACCAATAACAGCTGGTCAGGAAGGAAAGTCCCAGTGAGACTAAGGGGACTATACTTGTTGTTCTTAAACACAGCAGCAGACTGTAATCAGGGGAGAAAATCCCCTTTcgtagttgggggggacaataaacagtaacattttagagaataaatccagggggggacaaggaataaaagtttgatccttcctttaatacagcattttgacatttccatctctatctcaaacaggcagaagagctttcttagagcaatacaaaacaatggtattaggtggaaggtgcaataatacaataataataataataataataatacacacatctgacataatacactgatacaaaaacccacaatctgtacaagaatatctgtcttatttctagttcaaatgtctcattttcagttaaaaaaaatctcattacacttaaaacaagactcatcactggaaaaaacaaccattttcacctgtttcaagtagattttcactagaaataagtagaaaaatctgccagtggaacaagattgttttgcttataagataaatcttgttcaactggcagatttttctacttatttcaagtgaaaatctacttgaaacaggggaaaattgtcaaataagttatttttctggtgatgagtcttgttttaagtgtaatgagattttactgtttattattattttcggtttcggtttcggccacaaatgttcattttggttcatcactactaaatactactgcattgttccaacattattaattctgtctcaaatgattctagggggggacagctttactaatgggggggacttgtcccccctctcccccctgggattttcgcccctgactGTAATAGTACATTAAGtagtgactttttttctttagcaAGCCTATTCCTCATTATCAGTTGCACCAAGCCAGTTACTAAGGCACACAAGCTGATGAACATGTGGAGATGACAGAGAAACAGCTTCTTTTGGACCATATGCCCAGCAAGGGAAAACAGACGCTCACAGGGCACTGATGTGGCAGGTGTAGTGAGCTACGTTTTGGCAATGCAGGCCAGCCTGCTGTGCAAGCCTGCACGTTGTGACCACCACTTTAATGGACAGTCATCCTCACTGATGGTGGGCTCTGATTTGTATCTGCTCACACAGTTCTCAACAGAGTCATCTTCATTTTCACCCTCAGAATCAGACTCTGAAGCAATCAAGAGGGCCAACCTTTTCTTTGGGGGCTGTGGTGGCTCTTCCACAGGTTCCTGGGGAACACTTCTCTGGCCCTCTTCCTTCAGTAAAGTGTGGAGTGAAGCCCACACCTCACCTCTCTCTGCTCTGGGAAGACATTTGAGCTCCTTGAATCTTGGGTGGAGCACAGTGGCAATCTGCAGATAGCTGATGTTGGCATTCtccttagaatagaatagaataagacAGAACAGTACACTTTATCAGCAGTGATTAAAGAACATGTTTCCAATCTGTGGTCCATGATAAAACAAAGAACAATTGTATTAACTTCAGACTGTAGCAAATATATGTGCAAGCAACATGTATGCTCACTTTGCGTTTCTCCAGGTCTTTTTGGAATGTGGATTTGAATTTGACCACATAGGCAGGGTCATCTTGGGAGCTCTCCATCACCCGATGCACATGGCACCAAGCAGGAAGGACCACAGAACAAGAAACGTACTTCTGACCTCCCAGAAGTTCTGTCACTTTTCTGCACAAAGTAGAAGGGAAATAAACATTGTTTACTCAAATTAACATTCACTgattgaacacacacacacacacacacacacacacacacgcccctGACCTATCAGGGTTTTTCCTGGCTCTAATTCAGGCAGAGGTGCAGCATCCTGGTCATGTGCACACGCGTGCGGGTAAACCGTGCCTTCAACTGGCTCAAGCAAACACTTTTTACAAGATATTTGGTATTTTGGGAGTTCTAAtatgattaaaaatatatttatttattcttcatttcattcatcgaaaaaataaaacaatttaatataaacacaaaccttcctaaattctgaatgaaagagcagaaagaagaatcttattcaatctgcccctttttcccaagaaaccaatttacaaagaatgtaaattatatgtaaaaaatatgacaattatcatgttaaagcattattttattaacataaaaatataaatacaaatataagaaCTCAATCGAAACACACCGTTActgtgttgtggttattctgtaactATGGTAACCGTTActgtgttgtggttattctgtaaccatggtaaccgttgctgtgttgtggttattctgtaaccatggtaaccgttactgtgttgtggttattctgtaaccatggtaaccgttgctgtgttgtggttattctgtaactatggtaacccgttgctgtgttgtggttattctgtaaccatggtaaccgttactgtgttgtggttattctgtaaccatggtaaccgttactgtgttgtggttattctgtaactATGGTAACCCGTTActgtgttgtggttattctgtaactATGGTAACCATTActgtgttgtggttattctttaaccatggtaaccgttgctgtgttgtggttattctgtaaccatggtaaccgttgctgtgttgtggttattctgtaactATGGTAACCGTTActgtgttgtggttattctgtaaccatggtaaccgttgctgtgttgtggttattctgtaaccatggtaaccatggtaacccgttactgtgttgtggttattctgtaaccatggtaaccgttactgtgttgtggttattctgtaaccaggGGGGTATTAatccaagaaggaggtttagtggctaaactgggtatgttaacccagggtaaatggtaaacctgggatttccgttccaaaatggtcaggttaagtaagtcaccatggtaacagggttagggttaccatggtgacagggttagggttaaggctCTGAACCAAACCTGGTAGGGGGGAGGTTTTATGCCGGTTTTGTTCAGATAACCCAGTTATGTTCGGGTATTTAAGCTGCTGCAACTTGTTACACATAGAATCCCAAATCGTCCGTGCAATTCACCGTGAGAGGGTGATAAGACCACAGTATGACATTTTatctttccctgatgagtatttgcgagagcgctaccgtttttcagcagaatccctgatttatttgagtaacctTCTCCATCCATACACTGTAAACTCTAACAAGTTCACAAAACTCAAGAATTTTTTTGTAACTGATTACCCAAAAATATCTTTGTGATATTCTTAAATGTCTTgagtttatataaaataaaaattacacttacagttgccttaaattatcttaatattatctttttttatttattttttttatttattttttttatccccgattttttacccatttcatcacccagtgctcatacctagacagtccttggcattgttcccctctgccaacccaaggagggccctacactgagctcaggtctccttcttatcctgaggagtgatggaccgcttcttttcaccagacaggatgaggattctccggccgaacgtagcgcgtggaaggatcacgttattccggccggatcctccccaccccatctggcgccccggttggccagagggggcatgtatagcccaggactgttgcatgtttttgtgagggtagctgcCATTacctacccaggggaacacggggagaacatgcaaactccacacagaaagatcctttcgccaaccccacccagggtgtgggcaccgaagtcatgggggaactaacacgcacttcagcgcccacagcgtccccggcgggaatcgaacccaggaccttcttgctgtgagacggccgcactacctgctgcgccaccgtgccccctatcttaatattatctttaaaaaagtaatattcTACAACTTATAGTTTGGGAGAAATACACTAACAATTTTCAATATTCCTCAACTCATAGTCTGTGAGACATACACTCAAAATTCATTCTAAAATCAAATGCTGATGCCAGCCCACTATACATATAATCAGCTAATAATGTTAGAAAAAATGAAAGCgacactttttttatttctacaaTTCATTTTCCCATTGTTTGCTTCATTCATTTAatacaggggtgtccaaagttggttctcgagggccgcagtctgcatgttttagttgtttcctgcatcaacacacctgattcaccGGGAACTCGCACAACTCTGGGTTACCTGAGTTAATTCATAACTGGTGTGTTGGAACCAACTGAGCGGGTTTAGTTGTCATGGGTTCAAGTAACCTCAAGATAAGACtttaactcagtgtttgttaaacctccttcttggaataccccccAGGAGGAGGGAATGGTGGCCTAGTGGTTGCAGAGGAGGGTTGGAGTCTGGAGGTCCCAGGTTCAACcccctggattgcaaccgaGGTCAACCACttgcccctgagcaaggcccttaaccccaaccgctccccgggcgccgttcatatggcagcccactgctctctAATCTAATcagagatgggttaaatgcagagaaagagaaagaatttccccattgtgggactaataaagaaaataaccgttgctgtgttgtggttattctgtaacccgttactgtgttgtgggttattctgtaaccatggtaaccgttgctgtattgtgggttattctgtaaccatggtaaccgttgctgtgttgtagctgcagcagctccacataacagacatggggaaaagatcaataatggtttaacttttcaccactttcctgctcggaggcagaaccacggaggccgagtatctgagataacaaagagtcgtcggctcggttggatcgcggctgtaacgaccaaacataaccttccaccacacagtaaaccacaaacactcacacagaccgggtcggatcaaaacacgggttttattccccacttctccagctaaaccagttgctggccagctctctgcggtgcgattaaccccaatctgcagataaaactagtttgttgaggaaaagatattaactctatttgtagctgcagaggaaaaaaaataatctcacgaagaaaacaaaagtattgctcacgcctcggagcctcttcagcataatatagcagtcaaaaaaaaagaaaagagaaataagagtaatacaaaacatgtactgtatgttgtactattatacaaatttattgaaacacgtggcgagtcaaacatttaccaaagcagctgccaaacgcTCCTTAACAAGGTAGCCGAAGACgacggttgtgcagaactgcagcagtaaatcctcatcggagctccactctttgatagggatttcatatgaacccaaaccgttaataatcattattttctccatataggGGAGAGCAGAGTGAATTGAGGCAGTTTTTACTTAAGGCATCTTTAAAGTGAGGGCATGACAGTAATGTCTCCAACtaaaatatgtacatatatttcAGGATGTGGTGCATCCATGGGAATAATCACCTTTGATCTAAAATTAACTGTTGTCAAAATATGACTTTTCAAAAAAAAGTGGTCTCCTGGCTCAACTTGCCCCCAGTGAGGGGTAAGTTGAGCCACAGGGCGGTAAATTGTGCCACTGattattatgtatattattatgtaCTGTACCTGAAATAACATTCAAAATTAGTGCTGTTAATCAAAGAAGCTTAAAGCAGTTTGAGGTTGCAGATTTAGTCCGTTTATGTTGTAGGCCTTGTCTATCAATCATAATGTTACCTGTCCATCACTGAAGTGAGGTTATCGAAGAACTCCCCCACATTGTGCCTATTAAAGGCAGTGGCTCTTCCGAGAGAGGTTGCTTCAGGAGTACGGCATGACAGATGGTGGTGCATCCTAAAACTCATGAACCAATCACGTCCTATAAAAGGTTAAAAGTTTATATATATCAGGGGTGCCGAATCCTGGTCCTtgagagcccctatccagcatgttttagatgttaatcagacaagctaatgAGTTTGTAGTAGTTTaactagaatcaggtgtgttgaattGACCAGGACTGATAAGAGGGggagccgaggaaggcgttgactttggagggaggtgtggttatcatcaagtgtgtgtgagcggtaagtctgtgaaacttcgccccagagctgctctcagccaatgtccttgatgttatcagacggcccggtacagttctgatccaggtccacagacccggtacagttctgatccaggtccacagacccggtacagttctgatccaggtccacagacccggtacagttctgatccaggtccacagacccgtacagttctgaaacaggtccacagacccggtacagttctgatccaggtccacagacccggtacagttctgatccaggtccacagacccggtacagttctgatccaggtccacagacccggtacagttctgaaacaggtccacagacctGGTAccgttctgaaacaggtccacagatgttcctgggagaggggagcgctagtgggggcagagtcccttgttttcattccaccagggagattgtgactggagcagcgggccaagctgccctgtcaaggtcagattatagaatcaacaattatattgaaaagaaacaggcagactccagtaaataaatttgccttgccttttccgtctgccttaagtctctggttcctcaatggcgactccaaacagacgaattgtgatcaattcccgccaagccgagcttccaacttctccaagatccatcttgccaaagagctcaaagaccgccgctagcctgcgattctgttcaagaattgcatccagcttgcggtcttactgcttcccccttctgaggcgccgaacggtcctccagaatttcctcgaggccgaccgaaagtcttcctccatgctctcaccgaactcctcccagacccgggtttttgcctccaggaccgcccaaACTTGGTGCACTCGGACTccatgtcccccgcctcccccgggatctgagagaagctcgatgaatccagaatgtatgacatttttagggcccgagcacttacagtgcgaaggccctattctaTCTGTAggaatattttctttctttactcttttttcccaaatgagaattgataagggaattgataaaaaccgaatcgttaagcagaatgaaAAATGGTTGGAAGATCTTATCAATACCCTTCCCTATTAATGAACTATTTTGATGGTTTTCGTGTTAGTAGCTTTAACCATTTACACTTTTGATTTGACGTACTGAGATGTTTCATCTGAAGGTTTCTGGCTGTCAATAACAGCACTGAGACAGACAGCACTTTATAGAAACTGAAAAAATTTTGTGAGTCGGCCAACAAGATGATttaattcttcttctctgtccttacagaaacataaaggcAAAGAGAGACCCACAAGTTATCGTTGTGATCACTGCAAGAAagtcctcaccacttcatcaggTCTGAGAAAACATAAgatgattcacactggagataaaccgttcacttgtgatcagtgtggagcagcttttacccaaaaaagtcatctaaggactcaccaacgtattcacactggagaaaaaccgttcagatgtgatcagtgtggagcagcttttaccacatcaagtcagctaaggactcaccaacgtgttcacacgGGAGAAAAACCatttaggtgtgatcagtgtggagcagcttttacccaacaaggtcatctaaggactcaccaacgtattcacactggagataaaccgtttaggtgtgatcagtgtggagcagcttttactgagtcaggaaagctaaagattcaccagcgtactcacactggagaaaaaccatttaggtgtgatcagtgtggagcagcttttaccgcATCAGGTggtctaaagattcaccaacgtattcacactggagataaaccgttcagatgtgatcagtgtggagcagcttttaccacatcaagttatctaatgattcaccaacgtattcacactggagataaaccgtttaggtgtgatcagtgtggagcagcttttaccacatcaagtgatctaaggactcaccaacgtattcacactggagataaaccattcacttgtgatcagtgtggagcagcttttacccaacgaggtagtctaaggactcaccaacgtattcacactggagataaaccgttcagatgtgaacagtgtgaggcagcttttaccacatcaagggatctaaggactcaccaacgtattcacactggagataaaccgtttaggtgtgatcagtgtggagcagcttttaccacatcaagtcatCTAAAGAgacaccaacgtgttcacactggagaaaaaccgttcagatgtgaacagtgtggagcagcttttactgagtcaggaaagctaaagagacaccaacgtattcacactggagataaaccgttcagatgtgaccagtgtgaggcagcttttaccagatcAAGTCAGCTAAAGAAGCACCAACGTACTCACACGAGTGATAAACTCTAAAGATTTGATCAGTATGAAGTGTGGaattgcaaaaaacacctctgcacagcaaaaaaaaaaaagcaaaataatcaAACAACATCATACCGAAACTTGAAAAACTATCATATGATGCCCCCTGGACACCTCCTGGGAAGGTGTTCCTggcatgtcccaccaggagAAGAGCCAGGACACACCGGAGGGAATGTCTTTTGGCTGACCTGGGAACGTCTCTGGATCcctccagaagagctggaggaaatgtgtggggtgagggaagtctggaccagggtttccgttgtccggtaattgccggactttgtccggtaaaatatgccgaagtccggtattttataatctctccggtcaaaatgtccggtgaaaatactcactggggcTGCGGGACTCCGCGGGAGTACCGCGcagggacacgccgagccccggtgccgggaggaagcggagctgcggcgcagacatccacgtgtgcgttgatttatggttccgcgtcgcaccgacgcagtgcctacggcgtagggttcgcggcgacgcgcaacctacgccaaaccctacggcgtaggctctgcgttggtgtgacgcagaaccataattccggcttaaaagtaaacatgcgcccaagtacccgtgcatgacaggcagacacacacgggaagaagagacaatttctttaatttttattttttttaaaaacgcaattgttatatacttgttggtagtccaactttccttattttaatcagaacactttcttttttcctcttcggcgtggagtagtgggcttggagcggcagccacCGGTTAGTtatttagatccgaggctttgcgtagatggtggcttccgcaactttcaggcgctttttctgcgcaagcaagctttatagatgaggccccaggactgttaccgcAGGACCGCGCAGTAGTACTCGGTGCCGGGAGCCTGGAGGAAGCAGAGCTGCGGCgcagacatccacgtgtgcgttgatttatggttccgcgtcgcaccgacgcagagcttctgcaatatttatttattttttgaagttacgctcgcgagtcaattgacgggacttattttattttaaaaaccctgtttttcaataaaaatactattaaatgacttgcattgatatcgtactactgcatatgatttatttttaacc
Proteins encoded in this window:
- the LOC133442605 gene encoding zinc finger protein 665-like, encoding MFHLKKHKGKERPTSYRCDHCKKVLTTSSGLRKHKMIHTGDKPFTCDQCGAAFTQKSHLRTHQRIHTGEKPFRCDQCGAAFTTSSQLRTHQRVHTGEKPFRCDQCGAAFTQQGHLRTHQRIHTGDKPFRCDQCGAAFTESGKLKIHQRTHTGEKPFRCDQCGAAFTASGGLKIHQRIHTGDKPFRCDQCGAAFTTSSYLMIHQRIHTGDKPFRCDQCGAAFTTSSDLRTHQRIHTGDKPFTCDQCGAAFTQRGSLRTHQRIHTGDKPFRCEQCEAAFTTSRDLRTHQRIHTGDKPFRCDQCGAAFTTSSHLKRHQRVHTGEKPFRCEQCGAAFTESGKLKRHQRIHTGDKPFRCDQCEAAFTRSSQLKKHQRTHTSDKL